From a region of the Oryza sativa Japonica Group chromosome 6, ASM3414082v1 genome:
- the LOC4341688 gene encoding chaperone protein dnaJ 8, chloroplastic, with translation MAAGGMLCVSSSPTASASVARGRRQRRRSVEVRCSSVAAAGPGGPVEDHYRTLRLPPGATKGEVKRAFRRLALTYHPDVSKESDSGVHFQRINVAYQMVMGNMREAEERLEYWRLKYGLDDEDLDKYRNHLNDEDDDEWFDV, from the exons ATGGCGGCCGGAGGGATGCTGTgcgtgtcgtcgtcgccgacggcgtcggcgtcggtggcgagggggcggcggcagcggcggaggagcgtCGAGGTGAGGTGCAGCTCCGTGGCGGCCGCCGGGCCGGGGGGCCCCGTGGAGGATCACTACCGGACTCTGCGGCTGCCGCCGGGGGCCACCAAGGGCGAGGTCAAGAGGGCCTTCCGCCGCCTCGCGCTCACG TATCATCCAGACGTTTCAAAGGAGAGCGATAGCGGCGTCCATTTCCAGCGGATCAACGTGGCCTACCAG ATGGTGATGGGCAACATGAGGGAGGCCGAGGAGAGGCTGGAGTACTGGAGGCTCAAGTACGGCCTCGACGACGAGGACCTGGACAAGTACAGGAACCACCTcaacgacgaagacgacgatgaaTGGTTCGACGTCTAA
- the LOC4341685 gene encoding transmembrane 9 superfamily member 9 has protein sequence MATREVPLLLLLVVVMVLAGAGAARGFYLPGVAPRDFRKKDQLAVKVNQLSSIKTQLPYSYYSLPFCRPATIVDSAENLGEVLRGDRIENSLYVFEMREPRLCQIVCKTALTHQEAKDFREKIDDEYRINMILDNLPLVVPIRSLLDDHDAPTSYQLGVHVGIKGQYAGSNEEKHFIYNHLSFLVKYHRDENTDLARIVGFEVKPFSTKHEYDGEWKENETRLKTCDPHSRRLVVDSDSPQEVEAGKEIIFTYDVNFEESDIKWASRWDSYLLMTDDQIHWFSIVNSLMIVLFLSGMLAMIMLRTLYRDISKYNQLETQEEAQEETGWKLVHGDVFRPPARAGTLCVFVGTGVQFLGMLLVTLLFAILGLLSPSNRGGLMTAMLLVWAFMGVLAGYAAARLYRGFRGSEWKAVAMRTALAFPGAAFAVFFVLNALIWGERSSGAVPFTTMTALVLLWFGISVPLVFVGSYLGFKRPAATEDYPVRTNKIPRPIPEQPWYMNPAMSVLIGGILPFGAVFIELFFILTSIWLHQFYYIFGFLFLVFAILVVTCAEIAVVLCYFQLCSEDYEWWWRSYLTAGSSALYLFLYAAFYFFTKLDITKVVSGVLYFGYMLIASAAFFVLTGTIGFYACFWFTRLIYSSVKID, from the exons ATGGCGACCCGCGAGgtgcccctcctcctcctcctcgtcgtcgtcatggtcctcgccggcgccggcgccgcccgagGGTTCTACCTCCCCGGCGTCGCCCCCCGCGACTTCCGCAAG AAGGACCAGCTGGCGGTGAAGGTGAACCAGCTGAGCTCGATCAAGACGCAGCTGCCCTACTCCTACTACTCCCTCCCCTTCTGCCGCCCGGCCACCATCGTCGACAGCGCCGAGAACCTCGGCGAGGTCCTCCGCGGCGACCGCATCGAGAACTCCCTCTACGTG TTCGAGATGAGGGAGCCGAGGCTGTGCCAGATCGTCTGCAAAACCGCGCTGACCCATCAGGAGGCGAAGGATTTCAGGGAGAAGATCGACGACGAGTACCGCATAAACAT GATTCTTGACAACCTTCCTCTGGTCGTCCCGATCAGGAGTTTGTTGGATGATCACGACGCGCCCACATCTTATCAGCTTGGCGTCCATGTCGGCATCAAGGGCCAGTACGCCGGG AGTAATGAGGAGAAGCACTTCATCTACAACCACTTATCGTTTCTGGTGAAGTACCACAGGGATGAGAACACGGATCTTGCTAGGATCGTTGGGTTTGAGGTCAAACCATTCAG TACCAAGCATGAATATGATGGCGAATGGAAGGAGAATGAGACCCGGCTCAAGACCTGCGATCCGCATTCGCGACGCCTCGTCGTCGACTCCGATTCGCCTCAAGAAGTAGAGGCCGGCAAAGAGATCATCTTCACCTATGATGTTAACTTTGAG GAGAGCGATATCAAATGGGCGTCGCGGTGGGACAGCTACCTGCTGATGACGGATGATCAGATCCACTGGTTCTCCATCGTGAACTCGCTGATGATCGTGCTGTTCTTGTCCGGGATGCTGGCCATGATCATGCTGAGGACGCTGTACCGGGACATCTCCAAGTACAACCAGCTGGAGACGCAGGAGGAGGCGCAGGAGGAGACCGGGTGGAAGCTGGTGCACGGCGACGTgttccggccgccggcgcgcgccggCACGCTGTGCGTGTTCGTCGGCACCGGGGTGCAGTTCCTCGGGATGCTGCTGGTGACGCTGCTGTTCGCCATCCTCGGCCTCCTCTCGCCATCGAACAGGGGCGGCCTCATGACGGCGATGCTGCTGGTGTGGGCGTTCATGGGCGTGCTCGCCGgctacgcggcggcgcggctgtaCAGGGGGTTCAGGGGGTCGGAGTGGaaggcggtggcgatgaggacGGCGCTGGCGTTCCCCGGCGCCGCGTTCGCCGTGTTCTTCGTCCTGAACGCGCTCATCTGGGGCGAGAGGTCATCCGGCGCCGTGCCGTTCACCACCATGACCGCGCTGGTGCTGCTCTGGTTCGGCATCTCCGTGCCGCTGGTGTTCGTCGGGAGCTACCTCGGGTTcaagcggccggcggcgacggaggactACCCCGTGCGGACGAACAAGATCCCGCGGCCGATACCCGAGCAGCCGTGGTACATGAACCCGGCGATGTCGGTGCTCATCGGCGGGATCCTGCCCTTCGGCGCGGTGTTCATCGAgctcttcttcatcctcacctCCATCTGGCTCCACCAATTCTACTACATCTTtggcttcctcttcctcgtcttCGCCATCCTCGTCGTCACCTGCGCCGAGATCGCCGTCGTGCTCTGCTACTTCCAGCTCTGCAGCGAGGACTACGAGTGGTGGTGGAGGTCGTACCTCACCGCCGGCTCGTCGGCGCTCTACCTCTTCCTCTACGCCGCCTTCTACTTCTTCACCAAGCTCGACATCACCAAGGTCGTCTCCGGCGTGCTCTACTTCGGCTACATGCtcatcgcctccgccgccttcttcgTCCTCACCGGCACAATCGGCTTCTACGCCTGCTTCTGGTTCACCAGGCTCATCTACTCCTCCGTCAAGATCGACTAG
- the LOC4341687 gene encoding magnesium transporter MRS2-B isoform X1: protein MSAAAASSAAGDSAKQPLLHHQRGNPPHVASVSSPSLPSAPPGALAGGRRFPGGLDVPNLKKRGGGTRSWIRVEAATASVQTLEVDKATMMRRCELPARDLRLLDPLFVYPSTILGRERAIVVNLEQIRCVITADEVLLLNSLDSYVLQYAAELQRRLLQRAEGDELPFEFRALELALEAACSFLDAQVRDEIEQLMDDDGDMAEMYLSEKKLRTEASFYGDQSMLGYNSVGDGTSFSAPVSPVSSPTESRKLEKAFSLCRSRHDSVKSSDNTATEHIQELEMLLEAYFVVIDSTLNKLTSLKEYIDDTEDFINIQLDNVRNQLIQFELLLTTATFVVAIFGVVAGIFGMNFETSVFSIQNAFQWVLIITGVIGAFIFCGFLWFFKYKRLMPL, encoded by the exons atgtccgccgccgccgcctcctccgcggcgggGGACTCCGCCAAGCAGCCGCTCCTCCACCACCAGCGCGGGAACCCTCCCCACGTCGCGTCGGTCTCCTCCCCGTCTCTCCCCTCGGCTCCCCCGGGGGCCCTCGCGGGCGGCCGCCGCTtccccggcggcctcgacgtCCCCAACCTCAagaagcgcggcggcgggacgcGGAGCTGGATCCGCGTCGAGGCCGCCACGGCGTCCGTGCAGACGCTGGAAGTGGACAAGGCCACCATGATGCGGCGGTGCGAGCTCCCCGCCcgcgacctccgcctcctcgaccCGCTCTTCGTCTACCCCTCCACCATCCTCGGGAGGGAGCGCGCCATCGTCGTCAACCTCGAGCAGATCCGCTGCGTCATCACCGCCGACGAGGTGCTCCTCCTCAACTCCCTCGACAGCTACGTCCTCCAGTACGCCGCCGAGCtgcagcgccgcctcctccagcgcGCCGAGGGCGACGAGCTCCCCTTCGAATTCCGCGCGCTCGAGCTCGCCCTCGAGGCCGCCTGCTCCTTCCTCGACGCACAG GTCAGGGATGAAATAGAGCAGCTAATGGATGACGACGGAGATATGGCCGAGATGTATCTCAGTGAGAAGAAGTTGAGAACGGAGGCATCCTTCTATGGCGATCAGTCTATGTTAGGCTACAATTCAGTAGGTGATGGGACATCGTTTTCAGCTCCTGTATCTCCTGTCTCGTCACCCACAGAATCACGGAAGTTGGAGAAAGCTTTCAGCTTGTGTAGGAGTAGGCATGACAGTGTGAAGAGCTCAGATAACACAGCAACAGAACATATTCAAGAGCTGGAAATGTTACTGGAAGCATATTTCGTTGTGATTGACAGCACTCTCAACAAGCTAACATCG CTGAAGGAGTACATTGATGACACTGAAGATTTTATCAACATTCAGTTG GACAATGTTCGGAACCAACTGATCCAATTCGAACTTTTACTCACAACTGCAACATTTGTTGTCGCCATTTTTGGAGTGGTTGCTGGGATATTTGGGATGAACTTCGAGACCTCAGTTTTCAGCATACAGAATGCATTCCAGTGGGTGCTCATCATCACTGGGGTGATCGGCGCTTTCATCTTCTGCGGATTCCTATGGTTCTTCAAGTACAAAAGGCTGATGCCCCTGTAG
- the LOC112939307 gene encoding uncharacterized LOC112939307: MWPEKMRAWASMAEDPLKRASAASSSSTSPLRRYSPATLAAGGLLVGAVAYFMFKGKQGQGRQGDQPVRRP, from the coding sequence ATGTGGCCGGAGAAGATGAGGGCTTGGGCATCCATGGCCGAGGACCCGCTGAAGCGCGCGTCggcggcatcgtcgtcgtcgacgagccCGCTGCGGCGCTACAGCCCGGccacgctcgccgccggcggcctcctcgtcggcgccgtcgcctACTTCATGTTCAAGGGGAAGCAGGGCCAAGGAAGGCAAGGCGACCAACCGGTTCGCCGTCCTTAA
- the LOC4341687 gene encoding magnesium transporter MRS2-B, giving the protein MSAAAASSAAGDSAKQPLLHHQRGNPPHVASVSSPSLPSAPPGALAGGRRFPGGLDVPNLKKRGGGTRSWIRVEAATASVQTLEVDKATMMRRCELPARDLRLLDPLFVYPSTILGRERAIVVNLEQIRCVITADEVLLLNSLDSYVLQYAAELQRRLLQRAEGDELPFEFRALELALEAACSFLDAQAAELEIEAYPLLDELTSKISTLNLERVRRLKSRLVALTRRVQKVRDEIEQLMDDDGDMAEMYLSEKKLRTEASFYGDQSMLGYNSVGDGTSFSAPVSPVSSPTESRKLEKAFSLCRSRHDSVKSSDNTATEHIQELEMLLEAYFVVIDSTLNKLTSLKEYIDDTEDFINIQLDNVRNQLIQFELLLTTATFVVAIFGVVAGIFGMNFETSVFSIQNAFQWVLIITGVIGAFIFCGFLWFFKYKRLMPL; this is encoded by the exons atgtccgccgccgccgcctcctccgcggcgggGGACTCCGCCAAGCAGCCGCTCCTCCACCACCAGCGCGGGAACCCTCCCCACGTCGCGTCGGTCTCCTCCCCGTCTCTCCCCTCGGCTCCCCCGGGGGCCCTCGCGGGCGGCCGCCGCTtccccggcggcctcgacgtCCCCAACCTCAagaagcgcggcggcgggacgcGGAGCTGGATCCGCGTCGAGGCCGCCACGGCGTCCGTGCAGACGCTGGAAGTGGACAAGGCCACCATGATGCGGCGGTGCGAGCTCCCCGCCcgcgacctccgcctcctcgaccCGCTCTTCGTCTACCCCTCCACCATCCTCGGGAGGGAGCGCGCCATCGTCGTCAACCTCGAGCAGATCCGCTGCGTCATCACCGCCGACGAGGTGCTCCTCCTCAACTCCCTCGACAGCTACGTCCTCCAGTACGCCGCCGAGCtgcagcgccgcctcctccagcgcGCCGAGGGCGACGAGCTCCCCTTCGAATTCCGCGCGCTCGAGCTCGCCCTCGAGGCCGCCTGCTCCTTCCTCGACGCACAG GCAGCTGAATTGGAAATTGAAGCATATCCCTTGTTAGATGAGCTGACATCCAAAATCAGTACACTGAATTTGGAACGTGTACGGCGATTAAAAAGTAGGCTAGTTGCTCTGACGAGAAGAGTCCAGAAG GTCAGGGATGAAATAGAGCAGCTAATGGATGACGACGGAGATATGGCCGAGATGTATCTCAGTGAGAAGAAGTTGAGAACGGAGGCATCCTTCTATGGCGATCAGTCTATGTTAGGCTACAATTCAGTAGGTGATGGGACATCGTTTTCAGCTCCTGTATCTCCTGTCTCGTCACCCACAGAATCACGGAAGTTGGAGAAAGCTTTCAGCTTGTGTAGGAGTAGGCATGACAGTGTGAAGAGCTCAGATAACACAGCAACAGAACATATTCAAGAGCTGGAAATGTTACTGGAAGCATATTTCGTTGTGATTGACAGCACTCTCAACAAGCTAACATCG CTGAAGGAGTACATTGATGACACTGAAGATTTTATCAACATTCAGTTG GACAATGTTCGGAACCAACTGATCCAATTCGAACTTTTACTCACAACTGCAACATTTGTTGTCGCCATTTTTGGAGTGGTTGCTGGGATATTTGGGATGAACTTCGAGACCTCAGTTTTCAGCATACAGAATGCATTCCAGTGGGTGCTCATCATCACTGGGGTGATCGGCGCTTTCATCTTCTGCGGATTCCTATGGTTCTTCAAGTACAAAAGGCTGATGCCCCTGTAG